One Vulpes lagopus strain Blue_001 chromosome 18, ASM1834538v1, whole genome shotgun sequence DNA window includes the following coding sequences:
- the EIF6 gene encoding eukaryotic translation initiation factor 6, whose product MAVRASFENNCEIGCFAKLTNTYCLVAIGGSENFYSVFEGELADTIPVVHASIAGCRIIGRMCVGNRHGLLVPNNTTDQELQHIRNCLPDSVQIRRVEERLSALGNVTTCNDYVALVHPDLDRETEEILADVLKVEVFRQTVADQVLVGSYSVFSNQGGLVHPKTSIEDQDELSSLLQVPLVAGTVNRGSEVIAAGMVVNDWCAFCGLDTTSTELSVVESVFKLNEAQPSTIATSMRDSLIDSLT is encoded by the exons ATGGCGGTCCGAGCGTCTTTCGAGAACAACTGTGAGATCGGTTGCTTTGCCAAACTCACCAACACCTACTGCCTAGTGGCCATCGGAGGGTCAGAGAACTTCTACAG TGTGTTCGAGGGTGAGCTCGCCGATACCATCCCCGTGGTGCACGCGTCCATTGCCGGCTGCCGCATCATCGGGCGCATGTGTGTGG GGAATAGACATGGCCTTCTGGTGCCCAACAATACCACTGACCAGGAACTGCAGCACATTCGCAACTGCCTCCCAGACTCAGTGCAGATCCGGCGGGTGGAGGAGCGGCTCTCAGCCCTAGGCAATGTTACCACGTGCAACGACTATGTGGCCTTGGTCCACCCAGACCTGGACAGG gaaacagaagaaatCCTGGCTGACGTGCTCAAGGTGGAAGTCTTTAGACAGACCGTGGCTGACCAGGTGCTAGTAGGCAGCTACTCTGTGTTCAGCAATCAGGGAGGGCTGGTACATCCCAAAACTTCAATTGAAGACCAAGACGAGCTGTCCTCTCTTCTTCAGGTTCCCCTTGTG GCAGGCACTGTGAACCGAGGCAGCGAGGTGATTGCCGCTGGGATGGTGGTGAATGACTGGTGTGCCTTCTGTGGCCTGGACACAACCAGCACAGAGCTGTCAGTGGTGGAGAGTGTCTTCAAGCTGAACGAAGCCCAGCCAAGCACCATCGCTACCAGCATGCGGGATTCCCTCATTGACAG cCTCACCTGA
- the MMP24OS gene encoding protein MMP24OS yields MGARLSGGQGAPEPVQPQPQPQPQPQPQPQPGAPEAPERPQPEPGPWGPLDDVRFLIACTSWY; encoded by the coding sequence ATGGGCGCTCGGCTGAGCGGCGGCCAGGGCGCCCCGGAGCCggtgcagccccagccccagccccagccccagccccagccccagccccagcccggggCGCCCGAGGCTCCTGAGCGGCCTCAGCCTGAGCCCGGTCCCTGGGGGCCGCTGGACGATGTGCGCTTCCTCATCGCCTGCACCTCCTGGTATTGA